Within Raineyella sp. W15-4, the genomic segment CCTCCATCGCCACCCGGTGGGTCTGGACGTGGTCCGGATGCGGGTAGCCGCCGTTCTCGTCGTACGTGGTGACGACGTGCGGACGGATCCGGCGGATGATCCCGACCAGCGGGTGGGCCGCCTCGGCCGGGTCCAGGGTCGCGAACGACCCCTCCGGCAGCGGGGGCAGCGGATCTCCCTCGGGCAGCCCGGAATCGCGGTAGCCGAGCCAGATCTGGTCGATCCCGAGGATGTCGCGGGCCGCGTCCATCTCGCGGCGCCGCACCTCGGCCAGGTTCGCGACGACCTCCGGGCGGTCCATCGCCGGATTGAGGACGTCACCCAGCTCCCCGCCGGTGCAGGTCACCACGATGACGTCGACGCCCTCGGCCTCGTACCGGGCGGTCGTCGCCGCCCCCTTGCTGGACTCGTCATCGGGGTGGGCGTGGACATGGAGGAGCCGCAGCCGCTGACCGAGGGCATCCACCCGCTGCGCGGGGAACCACCCCCCGACGCTCGGATGGTCCTCGTGGGGTCCCTGCGGTGTGCTCATCGACCACTCCTTCCCAGCCCGTTCCGCACCGTCCCATGACAACGCTGTGAATCCTGCCACGGGGCACAATGGGCGGGTGGCACGTACGAGCATCCGGGCACTCAGCGACGACCCGGCGGACATCGACCGGATCGCCCGCCGTTACCCCGGCGGGGCCGGACGGGCCGTCCTGCTGCGGATCCTCATCGCCGCGCTGGTCGTGGTCGCACTGGGCTGGTACCTGCAGGTCGCCGTCCGCAACTCCCAGCGCCCGCCGGTGGAGGCCACGCTGACCGCGCACTGGGTGATCGACGACCAGCGGGCCGGCTTCACCCTCCAGGTCGCCCGGACCGATCCGAGCCGCGCCGCGGTGTGCACGGTGCGCGCCCAGGCCCAGAACTACGAACACATCGGCGACGCGGACATCACCATCCCGCCCTCGGACCAGGAAGTGGTCACCGTCGACGGGAGTCTGCGGACCGTCCGCCGTGCCGACGCCGTCTCCGTCGCGGGGTGCCGGCTGGTATAGCGGGGAGGGGTGCTCCCGGGGGTGGGCTAGACTGCGGGGATGGCAGAGAACGTTACCGACACGCTGTTCCTGACCCAGGCGGCCTACGACAAGCTCACCGCCGACCTGGAAACACTGAAGGGCAACCGCGAGGCGATCTCCCGGAAGATCGCCCAGGCCCGTGAGGAGGGCGACCTCTCCGAGAACGCCGGCTATCACGCCGCGCGTGAGGAGCAGGGGCAGCAGGAGGCGAAGATCACCGAGATCGAACACATCCTGCGCACCGCCCAGGTGGGCGAAGGTCCCGCGGACACGGAGGTGGTGGGCGTCGGCACCGTCGTGACGGTCGCCTGGGACGGCGACGATGACGACACCGAGTCCTTCTTCCTCGGCTCGCGGGAGAACGCCCAACTGGATCCCTCGCTGGCCGACACCGACGTCTACAGTCCGCAGTCCCCGATCGGCCAGGCCGTACTGGGAGCGAGGGTCGGGCAGGCGGTCGAGTTCGACACCCCGACGGGTGCCGTCGCGAGCGTCACCATCCTCAACATCGAAGCACACTGACACCCACGGGGCCCCACCACACGGTCGGGGCCCCACAGCATGTGAGGGGCGTACGGTCCGGTGCCTGTCATCACCCGGCCGTACGCCCTCGGTGCATCCCGGCCCGGCGGGGAGGGCCTGGGCTCAGGAGGCCTCCGGCGCGGGGTCGTCGCCGACCTTCACGCCGGCGTGGCCCATCACCACCCCCACGTCCAGCCGGGCGGAGCCGTTGCCCATCACGACCTGGTCGCCCGCCCCGGTGTGCCGTCCGGACCAGGTGACCCGGCCCAGCTGCGACTCGGCGACCACTGTCACGTTCGACTCGTCGCCGAGCCGCAGGGACAACTGCCCCGACTCCACCCGGATCCGGGACCGGCCCGACCGTACGGTGCCGCTCATCTGCACGATCGCCGCCTGGAGCAGGGCGTCCTCGACGACCTCGAACCCCTCGATGGTGGCGGAGCCGGCGGTGAGCCGCACCCGGCCGAGCCGCGGCACATTCGACAGGTGCAGATTGCCGGCGGTCACCTCGACGTCGAGGGCAAGCGCCGGGTTCACCCGGATCAGCAGCTCGTCCCCGGGCCGGCGCCACAGGTCGTCCAGCCGGCGCGGCGGCGGCAGCAGCTTCACCCCGCCCAGGTGCGGCCGGAAGTCGCCCTCCGCGGTGACCTCGATCAGGTCGGGGTGGCGGCGCAGGACATGGTCCCCGGTGACGTGACAGGTGGTCACCGACGGGTCGACGACGATCCGCACCCGCTTGCCGGTCACCCGGACCGACAGCCGCTGCACGCCGGTGGGCCGGCCGGCCGCACCGCTCTCGGTGGTGCCGCTGTCCGGATGGCCGGTCCGCGGGTGGGTACCGGCGGCCTCGGCCGCGGCGTCGGCGGCCTTGACCGCCGCCTGGCGGGCGCTGCGGAAGACGTCGCGCAGATAGTCTCCGGCGGCCTGCGCGGCACTGGCGGTCTGAGCCCAGGTCTCGGCGCTGGACGGGCCGCTCTCGGTGGTCTCCTCGGGCCCGGCATCGCCCGGGGTGCCGGAGGCGGTCGGCGGCGTGCCCGTCGCCGCGGTGTCCTGATCGGTGCCGTCACCAGTGGCGGTCGCCGGCTCCTCGGTGTCACCCGGCGCCGTCGTCTCCGGCCGCGGCGGTGCGCCGCCCTGGAGCTCCTCGATCAGCCGGCTGGCCTCCGCGGTGTCGATCCTGCCGGCGGCGAGGTCTGCCAGGATCCGGCTCAGGTCAGGCGTGTCCATGCGTCAACCATAGAAGCGCCGGCCGGTGCGCCCCACCCCGGCTGGGGCCGAATCAGGGCAGGCTCAGGGTCCGGCCGGCGGACGGTCCGGGAGACTCAGCCCTTGGCCTCCCGGCGCCGCCGGCGCCGTTCGAGGTCGGCGGTCGTCGGGCTGTCCGGGTCCAGCTGTCGCCGCAGCGTCTCCTCGGTGCCGCCGCCGAGGGCGTTGCTGGCCACCACGTCGTCGGGTCCGAGCCTCAAGTCGGCGGCCGGGGCGAGGTGCAGCCAGTCCCGGGCACCCAGCGAGTCGGAGAAGGCCTTGATGAACGCGAGCACCGGCACGGCGACGACCGCCCCGGCGATCCCGCCGAGGGTGACGCCGATGCTGATGCCCAGCAGGATGGCCAACGGATGCAGGGACACCGCCTTGCCCATCAGGAACGGCTGGAGCACATTGCCCTCCAGCTGCTGGACCAGGATCACCACGCCGAGCAGAATCAGGGCGGCGATCCAGCCCTTGGTGACCAGCGCGATGAGCACGCCGACCGCTCCGGCGACGACGGCACCGACGATCGGCACGAAGGCGGCGAGGAAGGTCAGCGCCCCGATCGCGCCGGCCATCGGCACCTGCAGGGCGAGGGCGCCGATCATGATGCCCATGCCGTCGACGGCGGCGACCAGGACGGTCGAGCGTACGTAGTCCATCAGCGCCCGCCAGCCGAGAGTGGCGCCACGGTCGATCGCCGGACGGGCCCGCTTGGGCACGATCCGCAGGCAGGAGGACCACAGGAAACGGCCGCTGTAGAGGAAGAAGAACAGGGCGAACAGGGCGGTGAACGTCCCCGCGAAGAAGCTCGCCACCGACGACCCGACGCCGGCGGCGACGCCGAGGATCTGCCCCGCCCACGACTCGAGCCGCTGCGGGATCTGCGCCGTCACCTGGCCGAGCGCGCCCTGCACCTGCTCCGGTGCCAGCTGCAGCGGACCGTTGCTCAGCCAGGCGATGAGCTGCATGATGCCGGCCTGGGAGGAACTCACCAAGGTGGGACCCTGCCCGACCACCTGGAGGATGATCCCGGACAGCACCGCCAGGACGAGCAGCAGCCCGACCACCAGCGTGAGAGCCGCCGCCACGGCCCGGGCCACCCCGTGGCGCACCAACCAGGCCTTGGTCGGGGTGAGCAGCGCGGCGAGCAGCAGAGCAACCGCCAGCGGGACGGTGAGACCGGAGAAATAGCGCAGCAGATAGCCCAGGGCGACGATCCCGACGCCGATCAGCAGCAGCCGCCAGGTCCACGACGCCGCGACCCGGACCGGTCCGGGGACGGAGGCGGCGGATCCCGTCGTCCCGTCACTGCCGGCCGCTGGGCCGCGGTGTTGCCGGTGCAGTGCGGCGCCGTCCGGGTGGACCGCCGGGTCCGGCGGAGCGGGCGCGGGGGCCGCAGCCCCCGAGGAGGTCTCCGCGGGCTGCTCCGCGGCTCCCTGGTCGGTCGTGTGGTCCACGCGGTGACTCCCTGGAACGTCGCTGGGTGAGGCACCCCCCAAACTACCCGCCGCCGGTCCGATCCCCCACCGGGTCCGATCCCACCGGTCTGATCCCACCCGATGTCCGGCCGGCCCCTGGCGGCCGCCCGGACATCGGTCGGAGGAGGCGGAGCGGATTAGACTGCCGGCAGTGACCCGCCC encodes:
- a CDS encoding AI-2E family transporter, whose product is MDHTTDQGAAEQPAETSSGAAAPAPAPPDPAVHPDGAALHRQHRGPAAGSDGTTGSAASVPGPVRVAASWTWRLLLIGVGIVALGYLLRYFSGLTVPLAVALLLAALLTPTKAWLVRHGVARAVAAALTLVVGLLLVLAVLSGIILQVVGQGPTLVSSSQAGIMQLIAWLSNGPLQLAPEQVQGALGQVTAQIPQRLESWAGQILGVAAGVGSSVASFFAGTFTALFALFFFLYSGRFLWSSCLRIVPKRARPAIDRGATLGWRALMDYVRSTVLVAAVDGMGIMIGALALQVPMAGAIGALTFLAAFVPIVGAVVAGAVGVLIALVTKGWIAALILLGVVILVQQLEGNVLQPFLMGKAVSLHPLAILLGISIGVTLGGIAGAVVAVPVLAFIKAFSDSLGARDWLHLAPAADLRLGPDDVVASNALGGGTEETLRRQLDPDSPTTADLERRRRRREAKG
- a CDS encoding DUF4307 domain-containing protein, with the protein product MARTSIRALSDDPADIDRIARRYPGGAGRAVLLRILIAALVVVALGWYLQVAVRNSQRPPVEATLTAHWVIDDQRAGFTLQVARTDPSRAAVCTVRAQAQNYEHIGDADITIPPSDQEVVTVDGSLRTVRRADAVSVAGCRLV
- the greA gene encoding transcription elongation factor GreA, producing the protein MAENVTDTLFLTQAAYDKLTADLETLKGNREAISRKIAQAREEGDLSENAGYHAAREEQGQQEAKITEIEHILRTAQVGEGPADTEVVGVGTVVTVAWDGDDDDTESFFLGSRENAQLDPSLADTDVYSPQSPIGQAVLGARVGQAVEFDTPTGAVASVTILNIEAH
- the mca gene encoding mycothiol conjugate amidase Mca, whose protein sequence is MSTPQGPHEDHPSVGGWFPAQRVDALGQRLRLLHVHAHPDDESSKGAATTARYEAEGVDVIVVTCTGGELGDVLNPAMDRPEVVANLAEVRRREMDAARDILGIDQIWLGYRDSGLPEGDPLPPLPEGSFATLDPAEAAHPLVGIIRRIRPHVVTTYDENGGYPHPDHVQTHRVAMEAVRQAADGALHPELGPAWEVPKVYYQMTLTAGRWRALNEAMKAHGLPGAYEQRLDHHPVDEAYQRRITTRIPCADYFEVRNRALLAHATQIDPHGAWFACPLEIEKEAWPTEDYELVINHTEAAVPEDDLFAGIAMPHPTVR